One Sphingopyxis macrogoltabida genomic region harbors:
- a CDS encoding aspartate aminotransferase family protein has protein sequence MLDTPLANAPSLDAYWMPFTANRQFKAAPRLLSAAQGMYYTSVDGREVLDGTAGLWCVNAGHGRRQISKAVARQLDTMDYAPSFQMGHPIAFDFAERLAAMSPGGPAAGLDRVFFAGSGSEAVDTALKIAVAYQRAVGQGTRTRLIGRERGYHGVGFGGISVGGLVNNRRVFPQLPGTDHLRHTHDLARNAFSRGLPEHGAELADDLERLVALHGAETIAAVIVEPVAGSTGVLLPPVNYLERLREICTRHGILLIFDEVITGFGRLGAPFAVDYFGVVPDLVTTAKGLTNGCIPMGAVFASRAVHDALMHGPEAQIELFHGYTYSGHPVACAAGLAALDIYAGEGLLTRAGDIAPDWSEAMHSLRGLPHVIDIRTIGLVAGIELASRDGAAGERAYDLFVDCFERGLLIRVTGDIVALSPPLIAETGHIDRIVSTLGEALKRLA, from the coding sequence ATGCTCGATACACCGCTCGCCAATGCGCCGTCGCTCGACGCCTATTGGATGCCGTTTACCGCGAACCGCCAGTTCAAGGCGGCGCCGCGCCTGCTCTCGGCGGCGCAGGGCATGTATTATACGAGCGTCGACGGCCGCGAGGTGCTCGACGGCACCGCCGGGCTGTGGTGTGTCAACGCGGGTCACGGCCGGCGCCAGATCAGCAAAGCGGTGGCGCGCCAGCTCGACACGATGGATTATGCCCCGAGCTTCCAGATGGGCCACCCGATCGCGTTCGATTTCGCCGAGCGTCTCGCGGCGATGTCGCCCGGCGGACCGGCGGCGGGGCTCGACCGCGTCTTTTTCGCGGGGTCGGGGTCGGAGGCGGTCGACACCGCGCTCAAGATCGCGGTCGCCTATCAGCGGGCGGTCGGCCAGGGCACGCGCACCCGCCTGATCGGCCGCGAGCGGGGCTATCATGGCGTCGGTTTCGGCGGCATTTCGGTGGGCGGTCTGGTCAACAACCGGCGGGTGTTTCCGCAACTGCCGGGGACCGACCATCTGCGTCACACGCACGATCTGGCGCGCAACGCGTTCAGCCGGGGCCTGCCCGAGCATGGCGCCGAACTCGCCGACGATCTCGAGCGGCTGGTCGCGCTGCACGGCGCCGAGACGATCGCGGCGGTGATCGTCGAGCCGGTGGCCGGATCGACCGGCGTGCTGCTGCCGCCGGTAAATTACCTCGAGCGGCTGCGCGAAATCTGCACCCGCCACGGCATCCTGCTGATCTTCGACGAGGTGATCACCGGTTTCGGACGGCTCGGCGCGCCCTTCGCAGTCGATTATTTCGGGGTGGTTCCCGATCTGGTGACGACGGCCAAGGGGCTTACCAACGGCTGCATCCCGATGGGCGCGGTGTTCGCGAGCCGCGCGGTCCACGATGCCCTGATGCACGGTCCCGAGGCGCAGATCGAACTGTTCCACGGCTATACCTATTCGGGGCATCCCGTCGCTTGCGCGGCGGGGCTCGCGGCGCTCGACATCTATGCCGGCGAAGGGCTGTTGACGCGCGCCGGCGATATCGCGCCGGACTGGAGCGAGGCGATGCACAGCCTGCGCGGCCTGCCGCATGTGATCGACATCCGCACCATCGGCCTTGTCGCCGGGATCGAACTCGCGTCGCGCGACGGTGCGGCCGGCGAACGGGCCTATGACCTGTTCGTCGACTGTTTCGAACGCGGCCTGCTGATCCGCGTCACCGGCGACATCGTCGCGCTGTCGCCGCCGCTGATCGCCGAGACCGGGCATATCGACCGGATCGTCTCGACGCTGGGCGAAGCGCTCAAGCGCCTCGCCTGA
- a CDS encoding Lrp/AsnC family transcriptional regulator → MDAIDRRIVAELQRDASLSHAELGERVGASSASCWRRVRALEDAGILTGHVRLVDPARIGRGVTVLCNIRVRSHSIDDRVSFEQFVQSCPEIVECFSMSGDWDYLLRVVVADVAGYNSFLMDTVLAHPAVAGGSSHFALGTTKYTTALPI, encoded by the coding sequence TTGGACGCAATAGACCGAAGAATCGTTGCAGAGCTGCAGCGCGACGCATCGCTTAGCCATGCCGAACTGGGCGAGCGCGTCGGCGCGTCGAGCGCATCCTGCTGGCGCCGCGTGCGGGCGCTGGAGGACGCGGGCATCCTCACCGGCCATGTCCGTCTGGTCGACCCTGCCCGGATCGGGCGCGGCGTCACCGTGCTGTGCAACATCCGCGTGCGCAGCCACAGCATCGACGACCGGGTCAGTTTCGAACAGTTCGTCCAATCCTGTCCCGAAATCGTCGAATGCTTCTCGATGTCGGGCGACTGGGATTATCTGCTGCGTGTCGTGGTCGCCGATGTCGCCGGTTATAACAGCTTCCTGATGGACACCGTGCTGGCGCATCCGGCGGTCGCCGGGGGCTCTTCGCATTTCGCGCTGGGAACGACCAAATATACGACCGCGCTGCCGATCTGA
- the phhA gene encoding phenylalanine 4-monooxygenase → MAQDILIRPDGTAADWTIPQDWDAYTAEDHATWDTLFDRQARLLPGRVTPEFIDGLDMLRLSKPGIPDFDELSERLMKATGWQVVAVPGLVPDDVFFDHLANRRFVSGNFIRRPDQLDYLQEPDVFHDVFGHVPLLAHPVFADYMQAYGEGGRRAAQAGVIEKLARLYWYTVEFGLVRSEGGLKLYGAGIVSSYTESVFALDDPSPNRIGFDLRRLMRTKYRIDDFQQNYFVIDSFEDLLDQTLNTDFGPLYAELEGQEDIEIEAILPTDQVYTRGTQRYAREQAA, encoded by the coding sequence ATGGCACAGGACATCCTCATTCGCCCCGACGGTACCGCCGCAGATTGGACCATCCCGCAGGATTGGGACGCCTATACGGCGGAGGATCATGCGACCTGGGACACGCTGTTCGATCGTCAGGCGCGGCTACTGCCGGGCCGCGTGACGCCCGAATTCATCGACGGCCTCGATATGCTGCGCCTGTCGAAGCCGGGCATCCCCGATTTCGACGAATTGTCCGAACGGCTGATGAAGGCGACCGGATGGCAGGTCGTCGCCGTGCCCGGGCTTGTCCCCGACGACGTGTTCTTCGACCATCTCGCCAACCGTCGCTTCGTCTCGGGCAATTTCATCCGGCGTCCCGATCAGCTCGATTATCTGCAGGAACCCGACGTGTTCCATGACGTCTTCGGCCATGTGCCGCTGCTCGCGCACCCGGTCTTCGCCGATTATATGCAGGCCTATGGCGAAGGGGGCCGCCGCGCCGCGCAGGCGGGCGTCATCGAAAAGCTCGCGCGCCTCTATTGGTATACCGTCGAATTCGGCCTCGTCCGTTCCGAGGGCGGGCTGAAGCTTTACGGTGCCGGTATCGTCTCCTCCTACACCGAGTCGGTCTTCGCGCTCGACGATCCGTCGCCGAACCGCATCGGTTTCGACCTGCGGCGCTTGATGCGAACCAAATATCGCATCGACGATTTCCAGCAGAATTATTTTGTCATCGACAGCTTCGAGGATCTTCTCGACCAGACGCTCAACACCGATTTCGGTCCGCTTTATGCCGAGCTGGAAGGGCAGGAGGATATCGAGATCGAAGCGATCCTGCCGACCGACCAGGTCTATACGCGCGGCACGCAGCGCTATGCCCGCGAGCAGGCCGCATGA
- a CDS encoding amino acid aminotransferase, giving the protein MSGGQLFGALDRQPPDALLAVIGMHRADPRPDKIDVGVGVYRDASGATPVMRAVKQAEARLLAAQPSKAYLGAEGDQRFTDLLAGIALGPELAASDRITGVQTPGGTGALRLGAELLARSGAGTIWVGTPTWPNHEPIFREAGLTVRHHAYFDAEKAGIDEQAFLSSLDAAAPGDVVLLHGCCHNPTGTALSPDQWQRLVAKLAERRLIPFVDLAYQGLGKDLDADAAGTRTLLAAVPEALLAYSCDKNFALYRERVGALWVQSAVPETSAAVRDTMLVLARSLWSMPPDHGAAVVRVILEDDDLAAEWRAELDAMCARINRLRTLLAATHPALASIAQQQGLFALLPIDAAAVEALRAQHAIYMPASGRINIAGLNEDNVARFAAAVASYLGDEAGAVVPDAAIATA; this is encoded by the coding sequence ATGAGCGGCGGTCAGCTTTTCGGCGCGCTCGACCGCCAGCCGCCCGATGCGCTGCTTGCGGTCATCGGCATGCACCGCGCCGACCCGCGGCCCGACAAGATCGATGTCGGGGTCGGCGTCTATCGCGACGCGTCGGGCGCGACGCCCGTCATGCGCGCGGTCAAGCAGGCCGAGGCTCGCCTGCTCGCCGCGCAGCCGTCGAAAGCCTATCTGGGCGCCGAGGGTGACCAGCGCTTTACCGACCTGCTGGCCGGGATCGCGCTGGGGCCCGAACTCGCGGCCAGCGACCGCATCACCGGGGTGCAGACGCCGGGCGGCACGGGGGCTTTGCGCCTGGGCGCCGAACTGCTCGCGCGGTCCGGGGCGGGCACCATCTGGGTGGGAACGCCGACCTGGCCCAACCATGAGCCGATCTTCCGCGAGGCCGGGCTGACCGTTCGGCACCATGCCTATTTCGATGCCGAAAAAGCCGGGATCGACGAGCAGGCCTTTCTCTCCAGCCTCGATGCAGCCGCCCCGGGCGATGTCGTCCTTTTGCACGGCTGCTGCCACAACCCGACCGGCACCGCGCTGTCGCCGGACCAATGGCAGCGCCTCGTCGCCAAGCTGGCCGAGCGCCGCCTGATCCCCTTCGTCGACCTTGCCTATCAGGGCCTCGGCAAGGACCTCGATGCCGATGCCGCGGGCACGCGCACGCTGCTTGCGGCCGTCCCCGAGGCGTTGCTGGCCTATAGCTGCGACAAGAATTTCGCGCTTTATCGCGAACGGGTCGGGGCGCTTTGGGTCCAGTCCGCTGTGCCCGAAACCAGCGCTGCGGTGCGCGACACCATGCTCGTGCTGGCGCGAAGCCTGTGGTCGATGCCGCCCGATCACGGCGCTGCGGTCGTCCGCGTCATCCTCGAGGATGACGATCTGGCGGCCGAATGGCGCGCCGAACTCGATGCGATGTGCGCGCGCATCAACCGGCTCCGCACGCTGCTCGCGGCAACCCATCCGGCGCTCGCCTCCATCGCGCAGCAGCAGGGGCTGTTTGCGCTGTTGCCGATCGATGCCGCGGCGGTCGAGGCGCTGCGCGCCCAGCATGCGATCTATATGCCGGCCTCGGGCCGGATCAACATCGCCGGCCTGAACGAGGACAATGTCGCGCGCTTCGCCGCAGCGGTCGCGTCCTATCTCGGCGATGAGGCGGGTGCGGTTGTGCCGGATGCGGCGATCGCGACCGCTTGA
- a CDS encoding glycosyltransferase family 4 protein has product MTKIFPAVSSLAPGYRSGPLRPLRVALFSGNYDCVRDGANRALNRLVAYLLDRAGAEVRVCSPVAPQKAFASVGDIVPVRSVGIPGRPEYRLALGFTKAAREDMEAFAPDIVHLSAPDILGRQAQHYARAAGIPVVASLHTRFETYLDYYRLGLLRGPVDRYLARFYGDADHILAPTSPIRNELAARFGLDRVSIWSRGIDRALFGPARRCESFRRHLGYAPDDIVPLFFGRLVLEKGLGVFAETIAALRERGHMVRPIVIGEGPARDWLARRLPNVTFLGFLDGAALGEAVASADILINPSVTEAFGNVNLEAMASGLAVVSADVDSASALIEHGRTGLLVPPRDPRAYAAAAASLIGQPARRHLLGKAAAAAADHYRWDTILADVVGVYERLAGRDAALQYPALARQCAA; this is encoded by the coding sequence ATGACGAAGATTTTCCCCGCCGTTTCTTCTCTTGCCCCCGGATATCGTTCGGGCCCGTTGCGGCCGCTGCGCGTCGCGCTGTTCTCCGGCAACTATGATTGCGTGCGCGACGGTGCGAACCGCGCGCTCAATCGCCTCGTCGCTTATCTGCTCGATCGGGCGGGGGCCGAGGTGCGTGTCTGTTCGCCGGTCGCGCCGCAAAAAGCGTTTGCTTCGGTCGGCGATATCGTCCCCGTGCGCTCGGTAGGCATTCCGGGGCGCCCCGAATACCGGCTCGCATTGGGTTTCACCAAAGCGGCGCGTGAGGATATGGAGGCCTTCGCCCCCGATATCGTCCATCTGTCGGCGCCCGACATTCTCGGCCGCCAAGCGCAACACTATGCGCGCGCCGCCGGCATTCCCGTGGTTGCCAGCCTACACACGCGCTTCGAAACCTATCTCGACTATTATCGCCTCGGCCTGCTGCGCGGTCCTGTCGACCGCTATCTCGCGCGCTTCTATGGCGATGCCGATCATATTCTCGCGCCCACGTCGCCGATCCGCAATGAACTCGCCGCCCGGTTCGGACTGGACAGGGTGTCGATCTGGTCGCGCGGGATCGACCGGGCGTTGTTCGGACCAGCGCGGCGCTGCGAGTCCTTCCGGCGCCACCTCGGCTATGCGCCGGACGACATAGTCCCGCTCTTCTTTGGCCGGCTGGTCCTCGAAAAGGGGCTCGGCGTCTTTGCCGAGACGATCGCGGCGCTGCGCGAGCGCGGCCATATGGTCCGCCCGATCGTGATCGGTGAGGGACCCGCGCGCGACTGGCTCGCGCGGCGGCTTCCCAACGTGACCTTTCTTGGCTTCCTCGACGGTGCGGCGCTCGGCGAGGCCGTCGCCAGCGCCGACATATTGATCAATCCCAGCGTCACCGAGGCGTTCGGGAACGTCAATCTGGAAGCGATGGCGTCGGGGCTCGCGGTCGTCTCGGCCGATGTCGACAGCGCGTCGGCGCTTATCGAGCACGGCCGCACCGGTCTGCTCGTGCCGCCGCGCGATCCCCGCGCCTATGCCGCCGCCGCCGCGTCGCTGATAGGCCAGCCCGCGCGTCGGCACCTGCTCGGCAAAGCCGCGGCAGCCGCGGCCGATCACTATCGCTGGGATACGATCCTCGCCGACGTCGTCGGCGTCTATGAGCGGCTGGCCGGGCGCGACGCGGCCTTGCAATATCCGGCGCTGGCCCGACAATGCGCGGCATGA
- a CDS encoding sigma-70 family RNA polymerase sigma factor — protein sequence MKIRWGKSSGFADDVAAMRRYARSLTRDRDDADDLVQDALVRAIERQATYQEGRNRRRWLLAIVHNVFISGTRREAAEARRNDRFAETQVAHSDASQEHHARLGEIARSFAALPEHHRAVLHLTAIEGLSYQECADVLGVPVGTIMSRIARARAALRQQDEQRAEPALRIVGGRDGSRTE from the coding sequence ATGAAGATCCGTTGGGGAAAATCCAGCGGCTTTGCCGACGATGTGGCGGCGATGCGCCGCTACGCCCGGTCGCTGACCCGTGATCGCGACGATGCCGACGACCTGGTGCAGGATGCCTTGGTTCGCGCGATCGAGCGACAGGCGACCTATCAAGAGGGACGCAACCGGCGGCGCTGGCTGCTGGCGATCGTCCACAATGTCTTTATTTCGGGAACCCGGCGCGAGGCGGCCGAGGCGCGGCGGAACGACCGCTTCGCAGAGACACAGGTTGCGCATTCGGACGCGTCGCAGGAACATCATGCGCGGCTCGGCGAGATTGCGCGGAGCTTTGCCGCGCTGCCCGAGCATCACCGCGCCGTGCTTCATCTGACGGCGATCGAGGGGCTGAGCTATCAGGAATGTGCGGACGTGCTGGGTGTACCGGTGGGGACGATCATGTCGCGAATAGCGCGGGCGCGCGCGGCGCTCAGGCAACAGGACGAGCAGCGAGCCGAACCGGCGCTGCGTATCGTGGGAGGACGGGATGGCAGCCGCACCGAGTGA
- a CDS encoding anti-sigma factor family protein, which produces MAAAPSEQEIDAYVDGQLDTEGRFAVEDYLRQHPELAARVMGDLGTRSALQLLARDREPLPRELVAGFEDRSPNAAGARWWRWTPAAGLSASGIAAALLVIFQGPPAYVDDALTSHMVSGMRADMASQLEAPKFDAREIRRATKISVPKVPADWKVTDVQLFPTERGPALVMALKTGEGDHLSLFAKRGRESAPEQPDAVREGEHSVAYWRRGDMSYALVGDSGPAAIDARAETLARARS; this is translated from the coding sequence ATGGCAGCCGCACCGAGTGAGCAGGAAATCGACGCTTATGTCGACGGGCAGCTCGATACCGAGGGACGCTTTGCCGTCGAAGACTATCTGCGCCAGCACCCCGAACTCGCCGCGCGCGTGATGGGCGATCTGGGGACGCGGAGCGCGTTGCAACTGCTTGCGCGCGACCGCGAGCCCTTGCCTCGCGAACTGGTCGCGGGGTTTGAGGATCGTTCGCCCAACGCAGCCGGCGCCCGCTGGTGGCGTTGGACACCCGCCGCGGGCCTGTCGGCCTCGGGAATCGCCGCCGCCTTGCTGGTGATATTCCAGGGGCCGCCCGCTTACGTCGACGATGCGCTGACATCGCATATGGTCTCCGGAATGCGTGCCGACATGGCTTCGCAACTCGAAGCGCCGAAGTTCGACGCACGCGAGATCCGGCGCGCGACCAAAATTTCGGTACCTAAGGTACCGGCCGACTGGAAGGTCACCGACGTGCAACTATTCCCCACGGAACGCGGGCCGGCGCTGGTCATGGCGCTCAAGACCGGCGAGGGCGATCATCTGTCGCTCTTTGCAAAGCGCGGGCGAGAAAGCGCGCCCGAACAACCCGACGCGGTTCGCGAAGGCGAACATTCGGTCGCCTACTGGCGCCGTGGCGACATGTCCTATGCGTTGGTCGGTGACAGCGGGCCTGCCGCGATCGATGCGCGGGCCGAGACACTCGCGCGGGCGCGCTCCTGA
- the pal gene encoding peptidoglycan-associated lipoprotein Pal: MTKKLVLMSAMAAMLAVGGCAKKAPKDLPPPACCGPEESDRVTPGSQQDFVANVSSDRIFFGFDQFNVDAEDMAILQSQAAWLARNPGVRVTLEGHADERGTRDYNIALGERRANSAKNYLATLGVDPGRVDVISYGKERPAAAGSDEAAYAKNRRAVTVVIERP, encoded by the coding sequence ATGACGAAGAAGCTTGTTTTGATGAGTGCGATGGCCGCGATGCTTGCGGTCGGTGGCTGCGCCAAGAAGGCGCCCAAGGATCTGCCGCCGCCGGCCTGCTGTGGACCGGAAGAGAGCGATCGCGTTACTCCCGGATCGCAACAGGATTTCGTCGCGAACGTGTCGTCGGATCGCATCTTCTTCGGCTTCGACCAGTTCAACGTCGACGCCGAGGATATGGCTATTCTTCAAAGTCAGGCCGCTTGGCTGGCGCGCAATCCCGGTGTCCGCGTGACGCTGGAGGGGCATGCCGACGAGCGTGGAACGCGCGATTATAACATCGCGCTCGGCGAGCGGCGCGCGAACTCGGCGAAAAACTATCTCGCGACGCTCGGGGTCGATCCCGGCCGTGTCGATGTCATCAGCTATGGAAAGGAGCGCCCGGCCGCCGCGGGTTCGGACGAGGCCGCCTATGCGAAGAACCGCCGGGCGGTAACCGTGGTGATCGAACGTCCGTAA
- a CDS encoding sulfite exporter TauE/SafE family protein: MLGHLDIMHITAGLFVGVMVGLTGVGGGSLMTPLLVLMFGVNAKTAVGTDLLFAAVTKTVGSTVHGWRDTVDWRIFRRLAAGSIPSALLSVVALQGLGEIGAKAEHVIIIFLGCMLILTAFAALFQKRLVRLARRGGSRHDPRTLLPTVMLGAFIGVAVSISSVGAGAIGVTALLMLYPHLPVSRIVGTDIVHAVPLALVAGSGHWLYGDVDPVLLISLLIGSIPGVIFGSLLSSRAPDHLLRPALAAVLLFSGLKLLTS, from the coding sequence ATGCTCGGTCATCTCGACATCATGCATATCACCGCCGGCCTGTTCGTCGGCGTCATGGTCGGGCTGACCGGCGTCGGCGGCGGGTCGTTGATGACGCCGCTGCTGGTCCTCATGTTCGGCGTCAACGCCAAGACGGCGGTCGGGACCGACCTGCTGTTCGCTGCGGTGACCAAGACCGTAGGAAGCACGGTTCACGGCTGGCGCGATACCGTCGACTGGCGCATTTTCCGCCGCTTGGCGGCCGGGTCGATCCCGTCTGCGCTCTTGTCGGTCGTCGCGTTGCAGGGCTTGGGAGAAATCGGCGCGAAGGCCGAACATGTGATCATCATCTTTCTCGGCTGCATGCTGATTTTGACCGCCTTTGCGGCGCTCTTCCAGAAACGTCTGGTGCGGCTCGCGCGGCGGGGCGGCAGCCGCCACGACCCGCGCACTCTCCTTCCGACCGTAATGCTCGGCGCCTTCATCGGGGTTGCCGTTTCGATTTCTTCGGTCGGGGCGGGGGCGATCGGGGTCACCGCCTTGCTGATGCTCTATCCGCACCTGCCGGTGTCGCGGATTGTCGGTACCGACATCGTGCACGCCGTCCCGCTGGCGCTGGTCGCGGGATCGGGACACTGGCTTTACGGCGATGTCGATCCGGTGCTCCTCATCAGTCTGCTGATCGGCTCGATCCCGGGAGTGATCTTCGGCAGCCTGTTGTCCAGCCGGGCGCCCGACCATCTGTTGCGCCCCGCGCTCGCCGCCGTGCTGCTCTTTTCGGGTCTGAAACTGCTGACCAGTTGA
- a CDS encoding NAD kinase, which yields MQRKIALVASNAPAAEEAEAELRPLYDFVDLHEADMLIALGGDGFLLHMLHQLLDQRRSLPVFGMNRGTIGFLMNEFRVEGLLDRIAAARPFLIHPLSGDITTISGERHILPAINEISLLRETRQAAKLEVLINEKMMLEELACDGVLVSTPAGSTAYNLSANGPILPLDSAMLALTPISPFRPRRWRGALVPESTSIRFNVREGAKRPVSAVADQREIRDVKTVLVTTDRSRPLTLLFDPDQGLDERIAMEQFIV from the coding sequence ATGCAACGCAAGATCGCGCTCGTCGCATCGAACGCGCCCGCCGCCGAAGAGGCCGAGGCCGAGCTGCGGCCTCTCTACGACTTCGTCGACTTGCACGAGGCCGACATGCTGATCGCGCTCGGCGGCGACGGCTTCCTGCTTCATATGCTCCACCAATTGCTTGACCAGCGCCGCAGCCTGCCGGTGTTCGGGATGAACCGCGGCACCATCGGCTTTCTGATGAACGAATTCCGCGTCGAGGGATTGCTCGACCGGATCGCGGCGGCGCGCCCGTTCCTCATCCATCCGCTATCGGGCGACATCACGACGATCAGCGGCGAACGCCACATCCTGCCCGCGATCAACGAAATCTCGCTGCTCCGCGAAACGCGTCAGGCCGCAAAGCTAGAGGTATTGATCAACGAGAAGATGATGCTCGAGGAGCTCGCCTGCGACGGCGTGCTGGTGTCGACCCCCGCCGGATCGACCGCCTATAATCTCAGCGCCAACGGGCCGATCCTGCCGCTCGATTCGGCGATGCTCGCGCTGACCCCGATCAGCCCCTTCCGGCCGCGACGCTGGCGCGGCGCCCTCGTCCCCGAATCGACGAGCATCCGCTTCAACGTCCGCGAGGGCGCAAAACGCCCGGTCAGCGCCGTCGCCGACCAGCGCGAAATCCGCGACGTAAAGACCGTTCTCGTCACCACCGACCGCAGCCGGCCGCTGACGTTGCTGTTCGATCCCGATCAGGGCCTCGACGAACGCATCGCGATGGAACAATTTATCGTTTGA
- the moaA gene encoding GTP 3',8-cyclase MoaA — MSSVSDSNAATLTDGHGRRINYLRLSVTDRCDLRCRYCMAEHMSFLPRSAVLSIEEMAELAERFVARGIRRIRLTGGEPLVRRGIDTLAMRLGAMIGHGLDELTLTTNGMRLAEYAPMLAEAGVRRINVSLDTLDPDTFRHITRVGDVAVALQGIAAARAAGLDVKINMVALAGLNEDQLLPMLDHCAAMGCDLTLIETMPLGEIGEDRSDHYIPLHQFVAPLRADYAIYPVDKRTGGPARYFAVEGSPVTLGLITPLSDNFCATCNRIRLTVEGRIYMCLGQDDHIDLRAALRDGGIGTVDGLIDRALAGKPRAHDFHIERESKPAVARHMSATGG; from the coding sequence ATGAGCTCAGTTTCGGACTCCAACGCTGCCACGCTGACCGACGGCCATGGCCGCCGGATCAACTATCTGCGCCTGTCGGTGACCGATCGTTGCGACCTGCGCTGCCGCTATTGCATGGCAGAACATATGAGTTTCCTGCCCCGCTCGGCAGTGCTCAGTATCGAGGAAATGGCCGAACTCGCCGAACGCTTCGTCGCACGGGGCATCCGCCGTATCCGCCTGACCGGTGGCGAGCCGCTCGTCCGGCGCGGCATCGACACGCTCGCGATGCGTCTCGGCGCAATGATCGGCCATGGCCTTGACGAGCTGACCCTGACCACAAACGGTATGCGGCTTGCCGAATATGCGCCGATGCTTGCGGAGGCCGGGGTACGGCGGATCAACGTCAGCCTCGACACGCTCGATCCGGATACCTTCCGGCATATCACCCGCGTCGGCGACGTCGCGGTGGCGCTGCAAGGGATTGCCGCGGCGCGGGCCGCCGGGCTCGACGTCAAGATCAACATGGTCGCGCTCGCCGGGCTCAACGAGGACCAGTTGCTGCCGATGCTCGACCATTGCGCCGCGATGGGCTGCGACCTGACGCTCATCGAGACGATGCCGCTCGGCGAGATCGGCGAGGACCGCAGCGATCATTATATCCCGCTCCACCAATTCGTCGCGCCGCTGCGCGCCGACTACGCCATCTATCCCGTCGACAAGCGTACCGGCGGCCCCGCGCGCTATTTCGCGGTCGAAGGCAGTCCGGTGACGCTCGGCCTCATCACCCCTCTCAGCGACAATTTCTGCGCGACGTGCAACCGCATCCGCCTGACCGTCGAGGGGCGCATCTATATGTGCCTCGGGCAGGACGACCATATCGACCTGCGCGCCGCGCTGCGCGACGGCGGCATCGGGACGGTTGACGGCTTGATCGACCGCGCATTGGCTGGCAAACCCCGCGCGCATGACTTCCACATCGAACGGGAGTCCAAACCGGCGGTCGCGCGTCATATGAGTGCAACGGGCGGGTGA